A section of the Streptomyces sp. CG1 genome encodes:
- a CDS encoding replication-relaxation family protein: protein MTRSTPGAPAAELAPSPTEPLRLQVLTALALHRMATTGQLRQMLRPDGSRQLVSRVLNKLRSAGFVDLTALADSERSRTHAWYLTPEGSRLTRDLPVLRGRPPYPITSTTAASLKTPHTLTIVRAHLPFAADARRLGHEHGPWDWTPEVSHPIGEGERLVTDAVMHYTVVEGEHRRKLRAFVEVDRATMSSERLAVKLIDYARLFHYEAQPVGRRRLPSATGPAWLRWYPVFPRVLFVLTGASRTRLENRISDLQAMVAHHPLVAALAREIRLAATVLEDIEEHGPAQAAWVPLAGGKKPCAWTH from the coding sequence ATGACCCGTTCCACACCAGGAGCTCCGGCCGCCGAGTTGGCCCCCAGCCCTACTGAACCGTTGCGCCTGCAGGTCCTGACCGCGCTCGCCCTGCACCGCATGGCCACGACCGGCCAGTTGCGCCAGATGCTGCGCCCGGACGGCTCCCGGCAGCTGGTCTCCCGGGTGCTGAACAAGCTGCGTTCCGCAGGCTTCGTCGACCTCACCGCGCTGGCGGACTCGGAGCGGTCGCGTACCCACGCCTGGTACCTCACACCGGAAGGGTCCCGGCTGACCCGCGATCTCCCTGTTCTGCGGGGGCGTCCGCCCTACCCCATCACCTCGACAACCGCGGCATCACTGAAAACCCCGCACACGCTCACCATCGTGCGCGCCCACCTGCCCTTCGCAGCAGACGCCCGCAGGCTCGGCCACGAGCACGGCCCGTGGGACTGGACCCCCGAGGTGTCCCACCCCATCGGTGAGGGAGAACGGCTCGTGACCGACGCTGTCATGCACTACACCGTCGTCGAAGGCGAACACCGCCGCAAACTGCGCGCGTTCGTGGAAGTCGACCGCGCCACCATGAGCAGCGAGCGCCTGGCCGTGAAACTGATCGACTACGCCCGGCTGTTCCATTACGAGGCCCAGCCCGTCGGCCGCCGCAGGCTGCCGTCCGCCACCGGTCCCGCCTGGCTTCGCTGGTATCCGGTCTTTCCCCGCGTACTCTTCGTACTCACCGGTGCCTCCCGGACCAGGCTGGAGAACCGAATCAGCGATCTGCAAGCGATGGTTGCCCATCACCCGCTCGTAGCGGCCCTCGCCCGCGAAATCCGGCTCGCAGCCACCGTGCTGGAGGACATCGAGGAACACGGTCCCGCCCAGGCAGCGTGGGTGCCTCTGGCCGGCGGCAAAAAACCGTGCGCATGGACGCACTGA